The sequence below is a genomic window from Thalassobaculum sp. OXR-137.
GACGCGTAAAGCCCTGGACCGAACCCGAACGTTCCCCTAAACCTCGGAAAAAGTCCGAATGCCATGCAAGTCGAGGGGACCCCGATGAAAATCATTGTGACGGATCGCGACGGCGGCGAGCACGCGGTCGAGGCGACCAAGGGCTGGCGGGTGATGGAGATCATCCGCGAGGCCGGTCTGCCGATCACCGCGGAGTGCGGCGGCGCCTGCGCCTGCGCCACGTGCCATGTCTATGTCGCGCCCGAGTGGTGGGACAGGCTGGAGCCACGGGGCGAGGAAGAGAACGACATGCTCGATCTCGCCTTCGAGGTTCAGGAGAACTCTCGGCTGTCCTGCCAGATCCTGTTCGACGAGAGCCTGGACGGCTTGAAGGTCACGCTCGCGCCTGAGTGAGCCTGAAAGACCGAAGGGCCCTAAGCGGCCCTTCAATCCCTTGTCAGCGGCTGCCCTGAGCCTCAGTGATACCCGAACTCGTGAGCGGCGTAGGCGATCTCCTGCGGTCTGACCAGTTCGGCGTTCGTAATCCGGACGGTATGCAGGCGACCCTCGATATTCCGTTCCCAATAATCCAGGAATTTAGTCAGCCGGGGGAAATCGGGGGTGATATCCATCTCCTGCCACAGATAGCTTTGGAGAAGCTTGGGGTAATCGGGAAGACGATAGAGGATTTCCGCCGTGGTCAGCCGATATCGATACAAGTCGTTGACGCTCGGACGGGTTCCGGAATTCAGCATCGCGCCTAACCTCCGCATGAACGCAGTTGACGCTGAAAATTCTGCTGGTAGAACGGCCGCGCCGACAAGAGGAATTATCTTTTACTTCAGTATTTTAGCAGCCAACATCGGAGTCTGCTGCCAGCCGTCCGATGCCGTCGCCGATACCGGCACCTGCCCCGGGATCGCTTCCGGCGACGGCCCCGGCCTCGCCGCCTGCATCGTCAACGAGCTCTGCATCGAAGGCATCTATTCGCCGCCGCGGTCGATCGACCTGCCGCAGGAAGTTGTCGAAGCCTATCGCGACGCCGAAATCGATATCGCCGTCCGGCATTTCCGCCTGGACGTCCGCTTCCGCAAACGCGCCGGCGCGGAGATCGGCCAATGCGGCTATACCGGCCCCACGAAGTTCATGTACTCGCTGGTGCAACCCGCCTCGGCCACGAACATAACGGTGACATTTGACCCAAATTGGACATACTAGGATGCATGGCCAATTTTCCGCTTGCCACCGCGCCACTTAAGCCTCGGGCTCGACAGTTCGCCGACTATTGGCTTTCCCTTCCCCGTACCGACTTTATCCCGCACCGCCGAGACTTCGATCCGGCCGCGTTGGTCGGTATCCTCGATACCTTCATGATCTTCGAGATCGTCGCCCCCGACCATTTTCTGATCAGGCTGGCCGGAACCACGGTGATCGAGCATTACGGCCGCGAGATCACCGGCATGAACTATCTCGACTTCCGCACGCCCGACGAGCGGCCGATCACCCAGGCGATGATGTCCCTCGTCGCCACACAGCCCTGCGGGCAGTTGGTGCTGCAATCGGTGAGGACGGGCGACGGCAAGGGACGGGCGTCGCAGTCCTTCGGCCTGCCGATGCGCGACGACGAGGGCAAGGCGAGGCTGCTCTATTATCAGGTCGACTATATCAGGCTCGACGACCTGAAGACCCGCGACGAGCATTATCTCCTGGAGCAGCGCACCGTCGTCCGGCATTTCATGGATATCGGGAACGGGTTTCCCGACATAGCACTGGCCGGCCCGTTCGGTCGCTAACGCGATTGGCCAGGCGATTGATCGGGCGCGCATTTTTGCGGGCCCGTTGACCCGCCCTCCTCCCATCCTCATATGCCGTATAGCTGATTCCAGTCAGGCCGGGCCGGCAGAACCCACAATCTGGAAATGTCTGCCGACGAGCGATCTTGACAGAAATCCCGCGCTTCCTTACATCGCTAGCACTCACCGGGGCAGACTGCTAACACCTTAGAATCTCCCCGGGGACATTGCTCAAACTGCACGTCTCAACAGAGTGTAAATTGGAGGAAGGGTCATGAAATTTCGGCCGCTCCACGACCGCGTGGTGGTTCGTCGTATCGACGCCGATCAGAAGACCGCCGGCGGCATCATCATCCCCGACACGGCGAAGGAAAAGCCGATGGAGGGCGAAGTCCTTGCCGTGGGTCCGGGTGCCCGCGACGAGGCCGGCAAGGTTGTCCCGCTCGATGTGAAGCCGGGTGACCGCGTCCTGTTCGGCAAGTGGTCGGGCACCGAGGTGAAGATCGACGGTGACGATCTGCTGATCATGAAGGAAAGCGACATCATGGGTGTCCTCGAGGGCTCCGCGAAGTCGTCTAAGAAGGCCGCCTAACAAGCTGTCTCATTCAGCGAGGGGCCTTCGAAAGAAGCCGCTTGTATCAAGGGCTAAACCTATCCAAGGAGAGTATCACCATGGCTGCCAAGGACGTTAAGTTCGGCATCGACGCCCGCAACAAGATGTTGAAGGGCGTGGACATTCTGGCCGACGCCGTGAAGGTCACGCTGGGCCCGAAGGGTCGCAACGTGGTTCTGGAGAAGTCGTTCGGCGCTCCGCGCATTTCCAAGGACGGCGTGACCGTCGCCAAGGAAATCGAGCTGTCCGACAAGTTCGAGAACATGGGCGCGCAGATGGTGCGCGAAGTCGCTTCGAAGGCCAACGACGTGGCCGGCGACGGCACCACCACCGCGACCGTGCTGGCGCAGTCGATCGTCCGTGAGGGCGCGAAGGCCGTTGCCGCCGGCATGAACCCGATGGATCTGAAGCGCGGCATCGACAGCGCCGTCGAGGCCGTCGTCGCCGACATCGAGAAGCGCTCGAAGAAGATCACCACCTCCGGCGAGGTCGCCCAGGTCGGCACCATCTCCGCCAATGGCGAGCGCGAGATCGGCGAGATGATCGCCAAGGCCATGGAGAAGGTCGGCAACGAGGGTGTCATCACCGTCGAGGAGGCCAAGTCGCTCCACACCGAGCTCGACGTCGTCGAGGGCATGCAGTTCGACCGCGGCTACCTGTCGCCGTACTTCGTGACCAACGCCGACAAGATGATCTGCGAGCTGGATAACCCCTACATCCTGCTGCACGAGAAGAAGCTGTCCAACCTGCAGGCCATGCTGCCGGTCCTGGAGCAGGTCGTGCAGTCGGGCAAGCCGCTGCTGATCATCGCCGAGGACGTCGAGGGCGAGGCCCTGGCCACCCTCGTGGTCAACAAGCTGCGTGGCGGCCTGAAGGTCGCGGCCGTCAAGGCCCCGGGCTTCGGCGATCGCCGTAAGGCCATGCTCGAGGACATCGCGATCCTGACCGGCGGTACCGTCGTGTCCGAGGATCTCGGCATCAACCTCGACAGCGTCACCCTCGACATGCTCGGCACCGCCAAGCGTGTTGCCATCACCAAGGACGAGACCACCATCGTCGACGGTGCCGGCAAGAAGAAGGACATCGAGGGCCGTTGCTCGCAGATCCGCGCTCAGGTCGAGGACACCACCTCCGACTACGACCGCGAGAAGCTGCAGGAGCGTCTGGCGAAGCTCGCCGGCGGTGTGGCCGTGATCCGCGTCGGCGGTGCGACCGAGATCGAGGTGAAGGAGCGCAAGGATCGCGTCGACGACGCGATGCACGCGACCCGCGCCGCGGTCGAGGAAGGCATCCTGCCGGGCGGCGGTGCCGCTCTCGTCTACGCCATCAAGGCGCTGGAGAAGGTCAAGTTCTCCAACGACGACCAGCGCATGGGTGTGAACATCATCCGCCGCGCCCTGGAGGCCCCGGCCCGTCAGATCGCGTCCAACGCCGGTCACGACGGTTCGGTCATCGTCGGCAAGCTGCTGGAGTCCAAGGACAGCAGCTGGGGCTTCGATGCACAGAGCGGCAGCTTCACCGACCTGGTGAAGGCCGGCATCATCGACCCGACCAAGGTTGTCCGCAGCTCGCTGCAGAACGCCGCGTCGGTCGCCGGCCTGCTGATCACCACCGAGGCCATGGTCGCCGATCGCCCGGAGCCGAAGTCGGCCGCGCCGGCTGGCGGCCCGGACATGGGCGGCATGGGCTTCTAAGCCAGCCGCTATAGCCAAACACGACGGGCCGGGGAGCGATCCCCGGCCCGTTTCTTTTTTGCACTGCACATCAACACCTCAAGCATCTTCGAAGCAAAACGTGATAAACATCACCCCTCCTTAAAGTTGATACGTAATTTTACTTTCAGATTTAAACGTAATTCTCCTAATTCCAATTCGATACTCCTGGCAGCCCTTCAGCCGTTCCGATATCCTTCGCCCATCGGAGGGAAAAGCGATGTCGGCAGTCGTTCAAACCACCCCCGGCTTCCCGCCCCCGTCCAGTTCGATGGCGTGCGGCCCCGCAGATCCGATCATCGACCCGCTGCTGTCCTACTGGGCCGTCAGACGGGGTGATCGCGCCCTCCCCTCCCGCGCCGATATCGATCCCATCGACATCCCGGAACTGCTCCAGCATATCGGTCTGGTCGACGTCGAGGGTCCGCCGCGCCGATACCGGTATCGGCTGGTGGGGTCTTACATGCAGACGATGTTCGGCGAGAACTACCAGGGCCGATACCTCGACGAGGCGCGGCACGACCGGTACCGGGATTTCCTGAACGACCTGTACACCGCTGCGATCGATCAGCGCCGACCGATCCTGAGCGAAGCCGTCTTCGACTATGGGACCGATCGCATCGTCACCATCCGGCGGCTGATCCTGCCGCTCGCCGAAGGCAACGGGGCACCGGTGAACATGCTGCTGTTCGCCAATGTCTTCATCGCGCCCGACCTGCCCCACCACGCAACGCCCGTGCTGCATCTGCGCATGGACGGGCCGTTCCAGTCGGTCTTCCTCACCTCGATAGAAGAGACGCTGAGACGCGCGCTGCCGGTCGACTGACCGGCGGGATCACGCCGACGGCAAGCCGGTTTCGGTCCACCAGGCGGAGAAGCGCTTCGGATCGGTGAAGTGGTGCGTCACGAACCCCAGGTCCCGGGCGCTCTGGATATTGGGCGCACTGTCGTCGATGAAGGCGGTGCGCGCCGGGTCGATGCCGGTCCGCTCGATGAGGATGCGGAAGATCGCGGGATCGGGCTTGATGACTCCCTCGTCACCGGACACCACGACCGTGTCGAAACTGCGCAGGAAATCGAAGCGGCGAGCGGTCTGGGGGAAGGTCTCACGACCGAAGTTGGTCAGCCCGTGCACCGGCATCCCCGCAGCCTTCACCCGGCGCAGCGCGGCCACGCTCTCGGGAATCGCGTCCGGGATCATCTCCTGAAAGCGGCCGTAGAACGCCCGGATCTGCGGCGCATAGTCCGGATGCCGGCCGATCGCCTCGGCCTCCGCATCGGCGATGGAGCGACCGCGGTCCTGCTCGATGTTCCAGTCCTGGGTGCAGACCGTGGCGAGGAACCAGTCGACCTTGCGCTCATCCGCGGTCATGTCGACCCGGGTGAAGATCTTGCGGTAGAGCAGCCGCGGATCCCAGTGGATCAGCACGTTGCCGATATCGAAAACGACGGCGTCGACGCTGGTGGTCATGTCACCCTACTCCTTACCCAGGTCCGGGCTCAGTCCCGGGTCCGTCCCGGCGGCGGAACCGCCCGCCCGATCTCGCCGACTTAGGCCGTCGGCGTGGCAGGCGCAAGCCGGAAGCCGGGGCTTGGAGAAGGTCGGCGCGTCGGCTATCCACCCGGGACCCAACCACCGGGAGCGTGCGATGTCAGACGGCTGGACCGAGTCCGCGGAAGCGTGGATCGCCGAACAGGGCGACGCGGGTGACCTGTCGCGCAGGTTCGTCCTCGACGCGCCGATGATCGAGCGAGTCCGGCGTCTCGCCCCGCAGACGGCGATCGATATCGGCTGCGGCGAGGGCCGTTTCTGCCGTGTCCTGCGTGACCTTGGAATCGCCACCGTCGGGATCGACCCGACGCTCCGGCTGCTCGAGCGGGCCCGCGCCCTAGATCCCGAGGGGGATTATCGGCAGGCGGTGGCGGAAGACCTGCCGGTGCCCGATGCCGGCTTCGACCTCGCCGTCAGCTATCTGAGCCTGATCGACATTCCCGACATGGACCGGGCGATCTCGGAGATGGTGCGGGTATTGTGGCCCGGCGGCACCCTGCTCATCGCCAACCTCAACGGTTTCGCAACCGCCCAGGTCGGCGGCGCGTGGCAGACGCTTCAGGACGGCAGCCGCCGGTTCTGCTTCGACCGGTACCTGGAGGAGCGCGCCGACTGGGCGGCCTGGCGCGGCATCCGGATCAGGAACTGGCACAGGCCGCTCTGCCGCTACATGACCGCCCTGCTGTCCAACGGACTGGCGCTGCGGCATTTCGACGAGCCGGCGCCGACCGGCGGAGAGCCCGATTGGGCCGACCGCAACAGCCGCGTCCCGTTCTTTCACATCATGGAATGGCAGAAGCCCGCCTGAACCGCCGTCCTCTAGGCGGATCCGCGCCGGGCGAGGTCCTGTAAAGCCTCTCCCAATAACCGTCATCCCGGACGCCCCTGGACCTGATTCGGGGGCGGAGCAAATCCGCGATCGGATCGAAACATCCGATCGAGGCTTGCCCTAGTCCTCCTCGGGCGGGTCGATGGCCAGGATCAGGGCGGAATGATCGAGATCTCCGAACCCGCCCTCGACCATGTCTTCCCACAGGGACGCGTTGGTCATGAGACCCGGCAGGTCGATGCCCGATTCCTCCGCCAGGGCGACGGCCGCCCGCATGTCCTTGCGCTGGATGGTCGCCTTGGCCCTGGCCTGGAAATCGCCGGTCGCCATACGCGCGCCATGGAGCTCCAGGATCCGGCTCTGGGCGAATCCGCCCATGATGGCCTCGCGCAGGATCCCCGGCTCAACGCCGGCGCGCCTGGCGAGCGCCATGGCCTCCGCCACGGCCCCGATCGTCATGCCGACGATCATCTGATTGGCCGTCTTCACCACCTGCCCCGACCCGACGGCGCCCACATGGGTGATTCGCCTGCCGAGGACCCTCAGCATGGGTTCGATCCGGGCGAAATCGGCGTCGCTGGCACCGACCATGATGGTCAGGCTGCCGTCAGCGGCAGCGGTCGTGCCGCCGGACACCGGCGCATCGACCCAGTTGCCGCCGGTCATGCGCAGCCGGCCGGCATAGTCTCGGGTGGCCGGCAGACCGGTCGTGCCCATGTCGACCAGCACCCCGTCCTCGGCCAGGCCGTGCAGCACGCCCCAGCTGTCGTCGATCGGGTCGAACACCACGTCGCGCACCGCCTCGGCGTCGGCCACCATGACGATGACCACGTCCGAGGCCTCGGCCACATGGCGGGGCGACGGCTGGGCGGTGACCCTGTCGAACTCGCCGGCCAGGGCTTCTGCCTTCTCGATGGAGCGGTTCCACAGGGACAGCGCCGCGCCGGCGGATGCCAGGCGCCGGGCCATGGGTTCCCCCATCAGGCCCAGACCGACGAGACCGATCCGCCAGCCCTCCAGGGCCGTCGGCATCGGCGTCTCCGGAGACGGAGAATGGGGCTCAGTCACGACGTCGCCCCTCTCGGCTCAGAGGCGGGCGTAACGGGCGCCGGCGCCCCGTTCGATGGCGGCGGCCGTCAGCCGGTCGACGTTCAGGTCGTGGCGCAGCATCTCCAGGTACCGCAGCTCTTCCTGGGTGGCCTCGCCGTCGGCGGCGACGACGTCGCAGGCCAGGGCGTAGGCGGTCGGGCACAGACGTTCCGGCAGGTTGGCCTTGATCTGGCCGATCGCGGTCTCGATACCGTCGCTCTCGGAGAGCATGTCGGTGGCGGCAGCGGCGACCTGGGGCAGATTGCCCCGCTCGAAATCGGCGAAGATCGGCAGGTGCTGAACGATCCCACGGATCGTCTCGAGCTCGCTGTCCGCGAGCGAGCCATCGGCAGCGGCGCCGACAATCATGGCGTAGATCAAGGCGGCGTGGTGGCTAATCATCGAATTCCCTTGGAAAGCGAGGAAAATGGGACACGTGGATGGCCTTCGGCCACATATCGGTGGGTATAACGGTCTCTCCAGGCTGGGACAACAGAGGCAGAGTGACACAACTTCCGCCTCCACCCGTCCGATCATCCACAGGCGGGGTTGTTCGCGCAACGCGTTCGTTCCCAAATAGGCCGATCCGCCGGAACGGGCGGCAAAGACGACGTCCGTCGGACCGCGGTCGGCGTCCCTACACAACGGTCCAGGGAGGACAGACCTATCGTGAGCAGCACAAGCACCCCGCTGGGATATGTAGGACTCGGCCTGATGGGCGGCCCCATGGCGCAACGGCTCCTGGCCGCCGGGTTTCCGCTCCATGTCTGGAACCGCTCCCGGGACAAGCTCGCCCCGCTGGTCGATGCCGGCGCCCAGTCGGCCACCTCGCCCCGCGCTGTCGCGGAAGCCAGCGAGATCGTCTTTACCTGCCTGACCGACACGGACGCGGTCGAGGCGGTGGTCTTCGGCGCCGACGGCATCGCCGAAGCCGGGAGCGCCGGCAAGGTTCTGGTCGACTTCTCCTCCATGCGGCCCGACATGGCGAAGGAGTTCGCCGCCCGGCTGCGCGCGCAGACCGGCATGGGGTGGATCGACGCCCCCGTCTCCGGCGGCGTGCCCGGGGCGACGAACGGCACGCTGACGGTGATGGCCGGCGGCGAGGCGGCGGATTTCGAGCGGGTGAGGGAGGTGGTCGCCCATCTGGCGGGCCGCTTCACGCTGATGGGTGCGAACGGCACCGGACAGTCGACCAAACTGATCAACCAGATGATCGTCGGCACCGGCCTCGCCCTGATGGCCGAGTGCTGCCAGTTCGCCGAAGATGCCGGCATCGACCCTGCCAAGCTGCCCGAAGCGCTGGCCGGCGGACGGGCCGACTCGCCGGTCCTGCAGCAGTTCCTGCCCCGCATGGCCGCCCGTGACCGGGACGTCCAGGGCCGGGTAGCGATCATGGTGAAGGACCTCAACACGGTCATGGACACCGCCCGCCAGCTCGGAACCTCCCTGCCCCTGACCGGCCTCGCCGCCGAGATCCACAAGCTGCTGGTCAAGCACGGGCTGAGCGACGCGGACAACGCCGCGACCATCGACCTCTACGCCCCGCCGAAAACGTAATCGGTAAAGAGGGGACCGGCCGGCCCGGCGCGCAGAAGTGGGTTTGATCGCGTCACGGCGCCGTGCCACCGTTATTCATCACGCGGGAGGAAATCGATGGCGAAAACCCTGAAGGATTATTTCGAACACGGCATCGCTGCCTATGCTCAGGATCTGCGAGAAGGCAGGGTGACCGCGGTGGCCGCCGTCAAAGCCTGCTTGGCGCGTATCGAGGCGTACCCAAAGCTGGACGCGTTCCAGGTGGTCGACGGCGACCGGGCGCTGAAGGCGGCCAAGGCGATCGACGCGCTGCTCGCCTCGGGGATCGATCTCGGCCCGCTCATGGGGGTGCCGATCGGGGTGAAGGACATCATCGCCCTGGAGGGACTGCCGACGACCAACGGCTCGCAGATGAAGAGCGAGCACCTGACCGGGCCGGAGGGCACGATCATGCACCGGCTGAAGGCGGCCGGATGCATCCCCATCGGCAAGACCAAGACCGTGGAGTTCGCCCTGGGCGCCACCGGCGTCAACGAGGCCCGGGGAACGCCCTGGAACCCGTGGGACGCCAACACCCACCGTATCCCTGGCGGCTCGTCCAGCGGCTCCGCCGTGGCGACGGCGGCGGGGCTCTGCGGCTTCGCGCTCGGCACGGACACCGGCGGTTCGGTGCGCATCCCCGCCTGCTTCACCGGATTGTTCGGCCATAAGACCACGGTGGGCCTGTGGCCGACCGATGGCGTGTTCCCGCTCAGTCCGAGCCTGGATTCCATCGGCCCGCTGACCCGGAACGCCGGCGATGCGGCGCTCATCCACGCGGTCGTGACCGGATCGGAGGTGCCGATGCCGGCCCGGCTGGAGGGTCTGCGTCTCGGCCGGCCGACCAATTTCTTCTTCGAGGATCTGGACGACCAGGTGGCGGCCACCGTCGAAGCGGCCATCGTCGCCCTCAGCGCGGCTGGCGTGGAGATCGTCGATATCGAGATCCCGGAAGCCGCGGAGCGCGCCCGCCTTTTCCCGGCAATCGTCCCGCCGGAACTGATCGCGCGGCTGACGCCGGAGGCGTTCGAGAAGGCCCGCCCGAACATGGACCCGGTCACCGCCGACCGGGCGGCCCATGGGCTGAAGGTCTCCGCGGTGGAGCATCTGGCGGCGCAGTACCGGCGCCTGGAGCTGGAGCGGATCGCCGACGCCCGCTTCGCCGGGCTCGACGGCTGGATCTCGCCGACCTGCCCGTTCGTACCGATGCCGGTGGAGAACCTGAAGCATCCGGAGGAAGCGGCGAGGGGCAGCCTGTCGTCCCGCAATACCCAGCCGGCAAACATCTTCCGCCTGTGCTCTGCGTCCCTGCCGATCCACCAGTTCGGCGCAGCCCTGCCCGTCGGATTACAGCTGATGTGCCCGCAGGGCGAGGACGCCCGGCTGCTGTCGATCTCAATGGCCCTGGAGACGGTTCTCGGCGCCGGCAAGGCGCCGGATATGAGCGGGTTCCAGGCGTAGAGGACCCGGGCCCGGCCCTTCGACACGCCCCCGGGTCCGGCCCGGGGGCTGCTCAGGGCGAGGTCGAAAATGGATCAGATTAGAACTTTGACCTCGCCCTGAGCAGCCCCGGCCTCAAGCCGGGGCGTGTCGAAGGGCCGGCCCGGGATCATCCCCGAACGGGGACGGATCAGCCCGCGGCGGCGTCGCCCCCGTCGCGGTTCATGCCCACCTTGCCGGCGAGCGAGGCTTCCAGGAAGGCGTCGATGTCGCCGTCCAGCACCGCGGACGGATTGCCACTCTCGTGGCCCGTGCGCAGGTCCTTCACCATCTGGTACGGCTGCAGGACGTAGGACCGGATCTGGTGGCCCCAGCCGATATCCGACTTGGACGCCTCGGTCGCGTTCGCCTCTTCCTCGCGGCGCTGCAGCTCGGCCTCGTAGAGGCGCGCGCGCAACATGTCCATGGCCGTGGCCCGGTTGCGGTGCTGCGAGCGGTCGTTCTGACACTGCACCACGATTCCCGACGGGATGTGGGTGATGCGGATGGCCGAGTCCGTCCGGTTGACGTGCTGACCGCCGGCACCCGACGCGCGGTAGGTATCGACCTTCAGGTCCTTGTCCTCGATCACGATGTCGATCGAATCGTCGACCACCGGATAGACCCAGGCGCTGGAGAAGCTGGTATGGCGCCGGGCCTGGCTGTCGTAGGGAGAGATGCGGACCAGCCGGTGCACGCCGCTCTCGGTCTTCAGCCAGCCATAGGCGTTGTGGCCGGAGATCTTGATGGTCGCCGACTTGAGACCGGCTTCTTCGCCGGCACTCTCCTCCAGCCATTCCACCTTGTAGCCCTGGCGTTCGGACCAGCGGGTGTACATGCGCAGCAGCATCTCGGCCCAGTCCTGGGCCTCGGTACCGCCGGCGCCGGCATGGACTTCCAGATAGCAGTCGAGCCCGTCGGCCTCGCCGGACAGCATGCTCTCGATCTGCATCTTCTCGGCTTTGACGCGGACCGCCTCGAGTTCCTTCTCGGCCTCGGCGACCGTGTCGGAATCGCCCTCGGCCTCGCCGAGTTCGATCATCATGACCGCGTCCTCGACCGTCTGGTCGAGCGCCTTCACGTCCTCGATCTGCTTCTCGAGCCGGGTGCGTTCCTGCATAAGCTTCTGGGCCCGTTCAGGATCGTCCCACAGGCTCTGGTCCTGGGTCAGGGCATCGAGCTCGGACAGTCGTGTCAGTGCGACATCCCAGTCAAAGATGCCTCCTCAGCAGTTCGATCGACTGCTTGATCTCATCGAGGGTCTGGGTGGTCTCGGCGCGCATTGCGCCCTCCGTTCAGGTGACGTCCGCCATATCGGGGACGATGGGTATCGGGACAAGTCAGACGCTTAATAGAGCCCGGATCCGCTGGTCGCAACAGGCGCCGCGGCGGCGGGTGCCGAAGCCGGCTCCGTGTCGGAGGATGCGGGGCCCATGCCGCCGCCGATCACCATGCTTTCGCCGGTCGGTTCCGTGCCGGGTTTGAAGGCCTCCAGGACCGCGCCGGACGCGCCGGGATTGGCCCGCTGACCGCTCTCCAGATCGACCCAGACCATGCGGACGCCCGGCGGAATGCGGAAGTCCGGCGTTACCACCCCATCCAGGGCGTCGGCCATGAAGGACTTGAAGATCGGGGCGGCAACGCTGGACCCGGTATCATGACGACCCAGGGTGCGCGGCTGGTCGAAGCCGACATAGACGCCGACGGCGAGGTCCGGCGAGAAGCCGACGAACCAGGTGTCCATGTTTTCGTTGGTCGTGCCGGTCTTGCCGCCCAGGGTCTTGCCGAGCTCGGCGATGCGGCGCCCGGTCCCGCGCAGAACCACGCCTTCCAGCATCGACACCATCTGGTAGGCCGAAGCCGGATCGACGATCTGCTCGCGCGTGTCGGGGATCTGCGGCGGCGGGCCGCCGTTCCAGGACGCCGCAGCGCACCCGTCGCAGGGCCGGTCGTCGTGCCGGTAGATGGTCTTGCCGTGACGGTCCACCACCCGGTCGAACAGCGACGGAGTGACCCGCTTGCCGCCGTTGACCAGCATGGAATAGGCGGTGGTCATGCGCAGCAGCGTCGTCTCCGCCGCTCCGAGCGAGAAGGACAGGTGCGGCTGCATCTTGTCGACCACGCCGAACAGCTTGGCGTAGTTCACGACCTTGTCCATGCCGATCGTCTGGGCAAGACGGACGGTCATCAGGTTCCGCGACTTCTCGATGCCGACGCGCATCGGGGTCGGTCCGTAGAACTCGTTGGAATAATTGG
It includes:
- the prfB gene encoding peptide chain release factor 2 (programmed frameshift), whose translation is MRAETTQTLDEIKQSIELLRRHLDWDVALTRLSELDALTQDQSLWDDPERAQKLMQERTRLEKQIEDVKALDQTVEDAVMMIELGEAEGDSDTVAEAEKELEAVRVKAEKMQIESMLSGEADGLDCYLEVHAGAGGTEAQDWAEMLLRMYTRWSERQGYKVEWLEESAGEEAGLKSATIKISGHNAYGWLKTESGVHRLVRISPYDSQARRHTSFSSAWVYPVVDDSIDIVIEDKDLKVDTYRASGAGGQHVNRTDSAIRITHIPSGIVVQCQNDRSQHRNRATAMDMLRARLYEAELQRREEEANATEASKSDIGWGHQIRSYVLQPYQMVKDLRTGHESGNPSAVLDGDIDAFLEASLAGKVGMNRDGGDAAAG
- a CDS encoding NAD(P)-dependent oxidoreductase, with product MSSTSTPLGYVGLGLMGGPMAQRLLAAGFPLHVWNRSRDKLAPLVDAGAQSATSPRAVAEASEIVFTCLTDTDAVEAVVFGADGIAEAGSAGKVLVDFSSMRPDMAKEFAARLRAQTGMGWIDAPVSGGVPGATNGTLTVMAGGEAADFERVREVVAHLAGRFTLMGANGTGQSTKLINQMIVGTGLALMAECCQFAEDAGIDPAKLPEALAGGRADSPVLQQFLPRMAARDRDVQGRVAIMVKDLNTVMDTARQLGTSLPLTGLAAEIHKLLVKHGLSDADNAATIDLYAPPKT
- a CDS encoding amidase; protein product: MAKTLKDYFEHGIAAYAQDLREGRVTAVAAVKACLARIEAYPKLDAFQVVDGDRALKAAKAIDALLASGIDLGPLMGVPIGVKDIIALEGLPTTNGSQMKSEHLTGPEGTIMHRLKAAGCIPIGKTKTVEFALGATGVNEARGTPWNPWDANTHRIPGGSSSGSAVATAAGLCGFALGTDTGGSVRIPACFTGLFGHKTTVGLWPTDGVFPLSPSLDSIGPLTRNAGDAALIHAVVTGSEVPMPARLEGLRLGRPTNFFFEDLDDQVAATVEAAIVALSAAGVEIVDIEIPEAAERARLFPAIVPPELIARLTPEAFEKARPNMDPVTADRAAHGLKVSAVEHLAAQYRRLELERIADARFAGLDGWISPTCPFVPMPVENLKHPEEAARGSLSSRNTQPANIFRLCSASLPIHQFGAALPVGLQLMCPQGEDARLLSISMALETVLGAGKAPDMSGFQA